In the Sinomonas cyclohexanicum genome, GTGGTGGTTCGCGACCGCGAAGAGCGCGAACTTCTTCATCCCACCGCTGCAGACGATCCTCCAGGCCCTCATGAGGGACCTCGGCAACGGGGTCATCGCGGCCGGGGCCGCGTACTCCCTCGGGAACCTGTTCGGGGGCCTCGCGATCGCCATCGTCGTGGGGATCGCCCTCGGCATCCTGCTGGGGGAGGCGAAGTGGCTGCGCGACGTCGTAGACCCGATCATCCACTTCTTCCGCTCGATCCCGCAGGCCGCGCTCGTCCCGCTCATCATCGGCACGTTCGGGATCGGCCAGGGGCCCAAGGTGGGCACCATCGCATTCGCGTGCCTGTGGCCCGTGCTGCTGAACACGATCGACGGCGTGCTCGGCGTCGAGCCCACCGTGCGCAAGTTCGCGCGAGTATACCGGATCCCACGCGGGCTGTACTTCCGCCGGGTCGTCCTCCCGGCGGCGCTTCCGCAGATCATGGCCGGCATCCG is a window encoding:
- a CDS encoding ABC transporter permease yields the protein MTSTTLRAAGSRPARTTPRRPRRSRPTLGGAIIQGSWLIVVVAAAWWFATAKSANFFIPPLQTILQALMRDLGNGVIAAGAAYSLGNLFGGLAIAIVVGIALGILLGEAKWLRDVVDPIIHFFRSIPQAALVPLIIGTFGIGQGPKVGTIAFACLWPVLLNTIDGVLGVEPTVRKFARVYRIPRGLYFRRVVLPAALPQIMAGIRVALPIGITVMVVSEMFASTEGLGFYILNSSATFQVPETWAGALLVGVVGYILSMLFVLVERRVLRWYHASGAQ